A region from the Cervus elaphus chromosome 10, mCerEla1.1, whole genome shotgun sequence genome encodes:
- the LOC122701619 gene encoding helicase SRCAP isoform X2 yields MQSCPSPAHPQLPILQTQMVSDGMTGSNPVSPASSSSPASSGAGGISPQHIAQDSSLDGPPGPPDVATVPLEGLSLPQPADLANRGPKWEKSHAEIAEQAKHEAEIETRIAELRKEGFWSLKRLPKVPEPPRPKGHWDYLCEEMQWLSADFAQERRWKRGVARKVVRMVIRHHEEQRQKEERARREEQAKLRRIASAMAKDVRQFWSNVEKVVQFKQQSRLEEKRKKALDLHLDFIVGQTEKYSDLLSQSLNQPLASSKAGSSPCLGSSSAASSPPPSGSRMDDEDGDFQPQEEEEEDDEETIEVEEQQEGNDAETQRREIELLRREGELPLEELLRSLPPQLLGGPSSPSRTPSSHDSDTRDGPEEGGEEEPSQVLKVKPPPSVTQRNKQPWHPDEDDEEFTANEDEAEDEEDTIAAEEQLEGEVDHAMELSELAREGELSMEELLQRYAGAYASDASAPGSGSSEEEDEDEVEANSSDCEPEGATEAEEALQEDSSSQSDSAEEQSEDEDEEHSEEEETSESSESEESESEESEESQSQSQADEEEEEDDDFGVEYLLARDEEQSEADGGSGPPTPGPTTTLGPKKEITDIAAAAESLQPKGYTLATTQVKTPIPLLLRGQLREYQHIGLDWLVTMYEKKLNGILADEMGLGKTIQTISLLAHLACEKGNWGPHLIIVPTSVMLNWEMELKRWCPSFKILTYYGAQKERKLKRQGWTKPNAFHVCITSYKLVLQDHQAFRRKNWRYLILDEAQNIKNFKSQRWQSLLNFNSQRRLLLTGTPLQNSLMELWSLMHFLMPHVFQSHREFKEWFSNPLTGMIEGSQEYNEGLVKRLHKVLRPFLLRRVKVDVEKQMPKKYEHVIRCRLSKRQRCLYDDFMAQTTTKETLATGHFMSVINILMQLRKVCNHPNLFDPRPVTSPFITPGICFSTASLVLRATDVHPLQRIDMGRFDLIGLEGRVSRYEADTFLPQYRLSRRVLLEVATAPDPPPRPKPVKMKVNRMLQPVPKQEGRTVVVVNSPRTPLGPVPVRPPPVPELSAQPSPGPTPPVLPAPLMVSASPSGPPLIPASRPPGPVLLPPLQPNSGPLPQVLPSPLGVLSGTSRPPTPTLSLKPAPPAPVRLSPAPPPGSSNLLKPLTVPPGYTFPNAAVTTTSTTTVTAPTTAVPAPTPAPQRLILSPDMQARLPSGEVVSIGQLASLTQRPVASTGGSKPLTFQIQGNKLTLTGAQVRQLAVGQPRPLQMPPTMVNNTGVVKIVVRQAPRDGLTPVPPLAPAPRPPSSGLPAVLTPRPTLTPGRLSTPSLGTARAPIPTSTLVRPLLKLVHSPSPEVSASAPGAAPLTISSPLPVPSSLPGPASSPVPVPNSSPLASPVSSTVSVPVSSSLPISVSTTLPSPASAPLTIPISAPLPVSASGPTLLTNVTPTLAPVVSAAPGPPSLAPVGASPSASALTLGLASTPSLSPSQAPGHPLLLAPASSHVPGLNSAVAPACSPVLVPASALASPFPATPNPAPAQASLLAPAPTASQALATSLAPMVAPQTAILAPSPAPPLAPLPVLAPSPGPPSVLASSQTSVPVLASSSTPGTPLASASSLGPAPAAALAPSSAQTMVPAPVPSPLPSPASTQTLALPPALASTLGGSSPSQTLSLGTGNPQNPFPAQTLSLTPASSLVPAPAQTLSMAPGPPLGPSQTLSLAPAPTLAPVSPMGPAPAHTLTLAPVSSSASLLAPASVQTLTLSPAQVAVPTLGPAAAQTLALAPASTQSPASQASSLMVSASGAAPLPVTMVSRLPVSKDEPETLTLRSGPPSPPSTATSFSGPRPRRQPPPPPRSPFYLDSLEEKRKRQRSERLERIFQLSEAHGALAPVYGTEVLDFCTLPQPVASPIGPRSPGPSHPTFWTYTEAARQAVLFPQQRLDQLSEIIERFIFVMPPVEAPPPSLHACHPPPWLAPRQAAFQEQLARELWPRARPLHRIVCNMRTQFPDLRLIQYDCGKLQTLAVLLRQLKAEGHRVLIFTQMTRMLDVLEQFLTYHGHLYLRLDGSTRVEQRQALMERFNADKRIFCFILSTRSGGVGVNLTGADTVVFYDSDWNPTMDAQAQDRCHRIGQTRDVHIYRLISERTVEENILKKANQKRMLGDMAIEGGNFTTAYFKQQTIRELFDMPLEEPSGSSVPSAPDDEEETVASKQTHILEQALCRAEDEEDIRAATQAKAEQVAELAEFNENDGFPAGEGEEAGRPGAEDEEMSRAEQEIAALVEQLTPIERYAMKFLEASLEEVSREELKQAEEQVEAARKDLDQAKEEVFRLPQEEEEGPGAGDEVSCGTGGGSHRRSKKAKAPERPGTRVSERLRGARAETQGANHTPVPSTHHTRSTSTPPRCSPARERVPRPAPRPRPPPASAPAAIPAPIPVPISAPIPISAPNPVTMLPVHILPSPPLPSAQIPPSCSSACTPPPACTPPPAQTPPPAQTSLLTPSSPLLLGLPSVPISPPVTNLPLGLGPEAELCAQAMASTESLELADMASSETSPVTLVPPKDLLPVAVEILPVSEKNLSLTSSAPSPTLAAGSVPNGQEQEVPEPAEATILSVLPDGEEMPTCLSENDRLELPPSAASDELLPEPLETDKNSEELVEAQTPTSTPEKPQELVSAEATAPSTSSSATSTPEGSSPARPPRRRTSADVEIRGQGAGRPGQPPGPKVLRKLPGRLVTVVEEKELVRRRRQQRGTASTLVPGVSETGTSPGSPSARSMSGPESSPPTSGPCEVAPPSTLPAPTQQPFIARRRIELGVTGGGSSENGEGALLAITPPAVKRRRGRPPKKNRSPADAGRGVDEAPSSTSKGKTNGADPVPGAETLIVAEPVLSPQLIPGPQPLGPQPVHRPEPIVLSPVEKRRRGRPPKARDLPLPGTTSSPGDGNLESRTQPLPLPPPLPPLPSLLSCPTATVASTVTTLSISTSPPKRKRGRPPKNPPSPRPSQLPVLDRDSSSVLESCGLGKQRQPQGQGESEGSSSDEDGSRPLTRLARLRLEAEGMRGRKSEGSMVVAVIQDDLDLADSGPGGLELTSPVVSLAPKLRSTRLRPGSLVPPLETEKVPRKRAGAPVSSGPGLAKRTRLQPPSPLGPEGSVEESEAEASGEEEEGDGTSRRRPGPRRLGGATTQGDQRILRSSAPPHLAGPTISHRGRKAKT; encoded by the exons ATGCAGAGCTGCCCCTCCCCTGCTCACCCTCAGCTCCCAATCTTGCAAACACAG atgGTGTCGGACGGCATGACAGGCAGCAATCCCGTGTCCCCTGCCTCATCCAGTTCCCCAGCCTCTAGTGGGGCAGGTGGCATCTCCCCCCAGCATATAGCTCAAGATTCCTCTTTGGATGGACCTCCAGGGCCCCCAGATGTTGCCACAGTGCCCTTGGAGGGGCTCAGCTTACCCCAGCCTGCTGACCTGGCTAACAGGGGCCCAAAGTGGGAGAAGAGCCATGCTGAAATTGCAGAGCAGGCCAAGCAT GAGGCTGAGATTGAGACTCGAATTGCTGAGCTGCGGAAGGAGGGTTTCTGGTCACTGAAGAGGCTGCCTAAAGTGCCCGAACCTCCCCGCCCCAAGGGCCACTGGGACTATCTGTGTGAGGAAATGCAGTGGCTCTCTGCTGACTTTGCTCAGGAGCGCCGTTGGAAACGGGGTGTGGCCCGTAAG GTGGTGCGAATGGTGATCCGGCACCACGAGGAGCAGCGGCAGAAAGAGGAACGGGCCCGGAGGGAGGAGCAGGCCAAACTGCGCCGAATCGCCTCTGCCATGGCCAAGGATGTTAGGCAGTTTTGGAGCAATGTGGAGAAG GTGGTGCAATTCAAGCAACAGTCCCGGCttgaggaaaagaggaaaaaagcccTGGACCTGCACCTGGACTTCATCGTGGGGCAAACTGAAAAGTACTCAGACCTTCTGTCCCAGAGCCTCAACCAGCCGCTAGCCTCCAGCAAGGCTGGTTCTTCCCCTTGCCTTGGCTCTTCCTCAGCTGCCTCTAGTCCTCCACCCTCAGGTTCCCGGATGGATGATGAAG ATGGGGACTTCCAACcccaagaggaggaggaagaggatgatGAGGAGACGATTGAGGTTGAAGAACAACAGGAAGGCAATGATGCAGAGACCCAGAGGCGTGAGATTGAGCTACTTCGTCGTGAGGGAGAACTGCCACTGGAAGAGCTGCTCCGTTCCCTCCCCCCTCAGCTGCTAGGAGGGCCTTCCAGCCCCTCAAGAACTCCCTCATCTCATGATAGTGACACCCGAGATGGTCCTGAAGAAGGTGGTGAAGAAGAACCCTCTCAGGTGTTGAAG GTAAAGCCTCCACCCTCTGTCACACAGCGCAACAAACAGCCTTGGCATCCAGATGAGGATGATGAAGAGTTTACTGCCAATGAGGATGAAG CGGAGGATGAAGAGGATACCATAGCAGCTGAAGAGCAGTTGGAAGGGGAGGTGGATCATGCCATGGAGCTGAGCGAGTTAGCTCGAGAAG GTGAGCTGTCTATGGAGGAGTTACTGCAGCGGTATGCAGGAGCCTATGCGTCTGATGCCTCTGCCCCAGGTTCTGGGAGTAGTGAAGAGGAAGATGAGGATGAAGTTGAGGCTAACAGCTCTGACTGTGAACCAGAGGGGGCCACAGAAGCTGAAGAGGCTCTTCAGGAGGATAGTAGCAGTCAATCAG ACTCTGCTGAGGAACAGAGTGAGGATGAGGATGAGGAACATTCGGAAGAGGAAGAAACAAGTGAGAGTTCGGAATCGGAGGAATCCGAGTCTGAGGAATCTGAAGAGTCCCAGTCACAGAGCCAAGcagatgaggaagaggaggaagatgatGACTTTGGGGTCGAGTACTTGCTTGCCCGGGATGAAGAGCAGAGTGAGGCAGATGGGGGCAGTGgacctcccaccccagggcccacCACCACTCTAGGCCCTAAGAAAGAAATTACTGATATTGCTGCAGCAGCTGAAAGTCTCCAGCCCAAGGGTTATACCTTGGCCACTACCCAG GTGAAGACACCCATCCCCTTGCTCCTGCGAGGACAGCTCCGAGAGTACCAACACATTGGACTGGACTGGCTGGTTACTATGTATGAGAAGAAGCTTAATGGCATTCTTGCTGATGAGATGGGGTTAGGGAAGACCATCCAGACCATTTCCCTGCTTGCCCACTTGGCCTGTGAGAAAG GTAACTGGGGTCCCCATTTGATCATTGTCCCCACCAGCGTGATGTTGAACTGGGAGATGGAGCTGAAACGTTGGTGCCCCAGCTTTAAAATCCTTACTTACTATGGAGCCCAGAAAGAGAGGAAGCTCAAGCGGCAG GGCTGGACCAAGCCCAATGCCTTCcatgtgtgtatcacatcttacAAGCTGGTGCTGCAGGACCACCAGGCCTTCCGCCGCAAGAACTGGCGTTATCTTATATTGGATGAGGCTCAGAACATCAAGAACTTCAAGTCACAGCGCTGGCAGTCATTGCTCAATTTCAACAG CCAGAGACGCCTGCTCCTGACAGGAACACCCTTGCAAAACAGCCTCATGGAACTGTGGTCCTTGATGCACTTTTTGATGCCCCATGTCTTCCAGTCTCATCGCGAGTTCAAAGAATGGTTCTCTAACCCCCTAACTGGCATGATTGAGGGCAGCCAAGAGTACAATGAAGGTCTAGTCAAACGCCTTCACAAG GTTTTGCGGCCTTTTTTGCTGCGCCGAGTTAAGGTGGATGTTGAGAAGCAGATGCCTAAAAAGTATGAGCATGTTATCCGCTGCCGGCTCTCCAAGCGCCAGCGCTGTCTCTATGATGACTTCATGGCCCAGACCAC AACTAAGGAGACGCTAGCCACAGGCCACTTCATGAGTGTCATCAACATTCTGATGCAGCTGCGAAAAGTCTGTAATCATCCAAACCTATTTGATCCTCGACCTGTTACCTCTCCCTTCATCACTCCAGGCATCTGTTTCAGCACCGCCTCTCTGGTGCTAAGGGCCACTGATGTCCACCCTCTCCAG CGGATAGACATGGGTCGGTTTGACCTCATTGGCCTGGAGGGTCGTGTGTCTAGATATGAGGCTGACACATTTCTACCCCAGTACCGCCTTTCCCGTCGGGTTCTGCTAGAAGTGGCTACTGCTCCcgaccccccaccccggcccaaGCCAGTCAAGATGAAAGTCAACAG GATGCTGCAGCCAGTGCCCAAGCAAGAAGGCCGGACAGTGGTGGTTGTGAACAGTCCACGGACCCCCCTGGGCCCTGTCCCAGTCCGACCCCCTCCAGTCCCTGAACTCTCAGCCCAGCCCTCCCCTGGCCCAACCCCCCCAGTGCTGCCAGCACCACTGATGGTGTCAGCCTCGCCTTCTGGGCCCCCACTTATTCCAGCATCCCGGCCTCCTGGCCCTGTTCTTTTGCCCCCACTGCAGCCAAACAGTGGGCCTCTCCCCCAGG TGTTACCATCCCCTCTGGGGGTCTTAAGTGGGACCTCACGGCCTCCCACGCCAACCCTGTCCTTGAAGCcggccccacctgcccctgttCGCCTGAGCCCTGCcccaccaccaggctcctccaacctgTTGAAGCCACTTACAGTGCCACCTGGCTACACCTTCCCGAATGCTGCtgtcaccaccacctccaccaccacggTCACTGCTCCCACCACGGCAGTGCCAGCTCCTACTCCTGCACCACAGCGCCTCATCCTGTCTCCCGATATGCAAGCTCGCCTGCCCT CAGGTGAAGTGGTCAGCATTGGGCAGTTGGCCTCACTAACACAACGTCCAGTGGCTAGTACAGGGGGAAGCAAACCTCTCACCTTCCAAATCCAGGGCAACAAGCTGACTTTGACTGGTGCCCAGGTGCGCCAGCTTGCTGTGGGGCAGCCCCGCCCGCTGCAAA TGCCACCAACTATGGTGAATAATACAGGCGTGGTGAAGATTGTAGTGAGACAGGCCCCTCGGGATGGACTGACTCCTGTTCCTCCGTTGGCCCCAGCACCCCGGCCTCCGAGCTCTGGGCTTCCAGCTGTGTTGACTCCACGCCCCACATTAACCCCTGGACGTCTATCCACACCTAGTCTGGGTACTGCCCGGGCCCCTATACCCACATCCACTCTCGTGAGGCCGCTTCTCAAGCTGGTCCACAGTCCTTCGCCTGAAGTCAGTG CTTCAGCACCCGGAGCTGCTCCCTTGACcatctcttctcctctccctgtGCCATCCTCACTCCCTGGACCAGCCTCTTCTCCAGTGCCAGTTCCCAACTCCTCTCCCCTTGCTAGTCCTGTGTCTTCTACAGTCTCAGTTCCGGTGTCATCTTCACTCCCCATCTCTGTCTCCACAACGCTTCCTTCCCCAGCCTCAGCTCCACTCACCATTCCCATCTCAGCCCCCTTGCCTGTTTCGGCTTCGGGCCCAACTCTTTTGACTAATGTGACTCCAACACTGGCGCCTGTTGTCTCAGCAGCCCCTGGACCTCCTTCTTTGGCACCAGTTGGGGCTTCTCCATCAGCGTCAGCCTTGACTCTAGGTTTGGCTTCAACTCCATCCCTGTCCCCATCTCAGGCACCTGGTCACCCTCTGTTGTTGGCTCCGGCCTCTTCACATGTTCCAGGGTTGAACTCAGCCGTGGCCCCAGCATGTTCACCTGTCCTGGTGCCGGCTTCTGCTCTGGCCAGTCCTTTTCCGGCAACACCAAATCCAGCTCCAGCTcaggcttcccttttggctccaGCACCTACTGCATCTCAGGCTCTGGCCACCTCTCTGGCTCCCATGGTGGCTCCACAGACAGCAATCCTGGctccttctccagctcctcctctgGCTCCTCTTCCAGTCCTGGCTCCATCACCAGGTCCTCCTTCTGTCCTGGCTTCATCGCAGACTTCGGTTCCAGTTCTGGCTTCATCGTCTACTCCAGGAACACCTTTAGCCTCAGCCTCCTCGTTGGGGCCAGCCCCAGCTGCTGCGTTGGCTCCATCATCGGCTCAAACTATGGTACCAGCCCCAGTTCCATCACCTCTTCCGAGTCCGGCTTCTACGCAGACACTGGCTTTACCCCCAGCTTTAGCATCCACTCTTGGCGGCTCATCTCCATCTCAGACACTCTCTTTGGGAACTGGCAACCCTCAAAATCCCTTTCCAGCTCAGACATTGTCATTGACTCCAGCATCATCCCTAGTACCAGCTCCAGCCCAAACACTGTCTATGGCACCAGGACCACCATTGGGTCCATCTCAGACGCTGTCTTTGGCTCCAGCACCCACTCTGGCTCCAGTTTCTCCTAtgggcccagccccagctcacACGCTGACTTTGGCTCCAGTATCATCATCTGCTTCACTCCTGGCCCCAGCTTCAGTGCAGACACTGACTTTGAGCCCTGCCCAAGTTGCAGTGCCCACCTTGGGCCCAGCAGCAGCTCAGACTCTGGCGTTGGCCCCAGCCTCAACACAGAGCCCAGCTTCCCAGGCATCTTCCCTTATGGTTTCGGCATCTGGCGCCGCTCCCTTGCCTGTCACCATGGTATCCCGGCTACCTGTTTCCAAGGATGAGCCTGAGACACTGACATTACGCTCTGGtccccccagccctccctccacTGCTACCTCGTTCAGTGGTCCCCGACCTCGACGCcagcccccaccaccacctcgtTCCCCTTTCTATCTG GACTCTCTGGAGGAAAAGCGGAAGCGGCAGCGGTCTGAACGCCTGGAACGGATTTTCCAACTTAGTGAGGCTCATGGGGCCCTGGCACCCGTGTATGGGACTGAAGTCTTGGATTTCTGTACCCTGCCCCAACCTGTTGCCAGCCCCATCGGCCCTCGTTCTCCTGGCCCCAGCCACCCCACCTTTTGGACTTATACCGAGGCTGCCCGCCAGGCTGTACTGTTTCCCCAGCAACGACTAGACCAGCTGTCAGAAATCATTGAGAG GTTCATCTTTGTCATGCCTCCTGTGGAGGCACCTCCCCCTTCCTTGCACGCCTGCCATCCACCTCCTTGGCTGGCCCCACGTCAGGCAGCCTTCCAGGAGCAATTGGCTCGTGAACTCTGGCCTCGGGCTCGTCCTCTGCACCGTATTGTGTGTAACATGCGTACCCAGTTTCCTGACTTGAGGCTTATCCAGTATGATTGTG GAAAGTTGCAAACATTGGCAGTGCTGTTGCGACAGCTCAAGGCAGAGGGCCACCGGGTGCTCATTTTCACCCAGATGACCCGAATGCTGGATGTATTGGAGCAATTTCTCACCTACCATGGCCACCTCTACTTGCGTTTGGATGGGTCGACTAGAGTTGAACAGAGACAG GCCTTGATGGAACGATTCAATGCAGACAAACGCATATTCTGCTTCATCCTTTCAACTCGGAGTGGGGGTGTGGGCGTGAACCTGACGGGGGCAGACACTGTTGTTTTTTATGACAGCGACTGGAATCCTACCATGGATGCTCAGGCCCAGGATCGCTGTCACCGAATTGGCCAGACCCGAGATGTCCACATATATAG GCTTATCAGTGAACGGACAGTGGAAGAGAACATCCTAAAAAAGGCAAATCAGAAGAGAATGTTGGGAGATATGGCTATTGAGGGAGGCAACTTCACCACAGCCTATTTTAAACAG CAGACCATCCGAGAGCTGTTTGATATGCCCCTGGAGGAGCCATCTGGCTCATCTGTACCTTCTGCCCCTGATGATGAGGAGGAGACTGTGGCCAGCAAGCAGACCCATATCCTGGAGCAG GCATTGTGTCGAGCAGAGGATGAAGAGGATATTCGTGCGGCCACCCAGGCCAAGGCGGAGCAGGTTGCTGAGCTTGCAGAATTCAATGAGAATGATGGGTTTCCTGCTGGTGAGGGAGAGGAGGCTGGTCGGCCTGGGGCTGAAGATGAGGAAATGTCCCGGGCTGAGCAGGAAATTGCTGCCCTTGTAGAACAG CTGACCCCCATTGAGCGCTATGCCATGAAATTCCTGGAagcctccctggaggaggtgagccGAGAGGAGCTCAAGCAGGCAGAA GAGCAAGTGGAAGCTGCCCGCAAGGACCTGGACCAAGCCAAGGAGGAGGTGTTCCGCCTACcccaagaggaggaggaggggccaggggctggggatgaGGTTTCCTGTGGGACTGGTGGAGGCAGCCACCGGCGCAGTAAGAAGGCCAAGGCCCCTGAAAGGCCAGGGACTCGCGTCAGTGAGCGTCTTCGTGGAGCCCGGGCTGAAACTCAAGGGGCAAACCACACTCCTGTCCCATCCACCCATCATACCCGCAGCACCTCCACACCCCCTCGCTGCAGCCCTGCCAGGGAACGAGTTCCCCGGCCAGCACCTAGGCCTCGACCCCCTCCAGCTTCAGCTCCTGCTGCAATTCCTGCCCCAATCCCTGTCCCAATCTCTGCCCCAATCCCCATTTCAGCCCCAAACCCAGTAACCATGCTTCCTGTCCATATCTTGCCTTCTCCGCCTCTCCCTTCTGCACAGATTCCTCCCTCTTGTTCTTCTGCCTGTacccctcctcctgcctgtaCTCCTCCACCAGCTCAAACCCCACCTCCAGCCCAAACTTCTCTCTtaactccttcctctcctcttctgctTGGCCTACCTTCTGTGCCCATTTCGCCGCCAGTCACCAACCTCCCCTTGGGCCTGGGGCCTGAGGCAGAGCTGTGTGCACAAGCAATGGCATCTACTGAGTCCCTGGAGCTGGCTGATATGGCCAGTTCCGAGACTTCCCCAGTTACTCTTGTGCCCCCTAAGGATCTGTTGCCAGTTGCTGTTGAGAtcctgcctgtgtcagagaaGAACCTTTCTCTCACCTCTTCTGCACCTAGCCCAACCCTGGCGGCTGGCAGCGTCCCCAACGGTCAAGAGCAGGAGGTGCCCGAGCCTGCCGAGGCGACCATCCTCTCAGTGCTGCCTGATGGTGAGGAAATGCCCACGTGTCTGAGTGAGAACGATAGGCTGGAGCTCCCACCCTCAGCAGCATCTGATGAGCTACTTCCAGAGCCACTGGAGACTGATAAGAACTCGGAAGAGCTGGTGGAGGCCCAGACCCCAACctctactccagagaaaccacaggaACTTGTTTCAGCTGAGGCCACAGCCCCGtcaacctcatcctctgccacctccacaCCTGAGGGTTCTTCGCCAGCCCGGCCCCCTCGTCGTCGCACCAGTGCAGATGTAGAAATTAGGGGTCAAGGGGCTGGTCGGCCAGGGCAGCCTCCAGGTCCCAAAGTGCTTCGCAAGCTGCCAGGACGGCTGGTGACTGTGGTAGAGGAAAAGGAACTGGTGAGGCGACGGCGGCAGCAGCGGGGTACTGCCAGCACCCTTGTGCCTGGGGTCTCTGAGACTGGTACCAGCCCGGGAAGCCCGTCAGCCCGCAGCATGTCGGGGCCAGAATCCTCACCTCCCACCAGCGGTCCCTGTGAAGTTGCTCCCCCATCCACACTGCCCGCTCCAACCCAGCAGCCCTTCATAGCTCGCCGTCGCATTGAGCTGGGGGTAACTGGTGGGGGCAGCTCAGAAAATGGAGAAGGGGCACTGCTTGCCATCACCCCTCCTGCTGTGAAACGTCGGAGGGGGAGGCCCCCCAAGAAGAACAGGTCTCCAGCGGATGCTGGGCGTGGGGTGGATGAGGCACCTTCATCCACCTCTAAGGGAAAAACCAATGGGGCTGACCCAGTCCCTGGGGCTGAGACCCTTATTGTTGCGGAGCCTGTCCTTTCACCCCAGCTTATTCCTGGGCCCCAGCCTCTCGGACCCCAGCCAGTTCACAGACCCGAGCCCATCGTCCTATCACCTGTGGAGAAAAGAAGGCGTGGGCGGCCCCCTAAGGCCCGAGATCTGCCCCTTCCTGGGACcacttcctctccaggggatggCAACttagagagtcggacacagccaCTCCCGCTACCACCACCCCTGCCACCACTCCCATCACTCCTCTCCTGTCCCACTGCTACTGTCGCCAGCACTGTCACCACTCTCTCCATTTCAACGTCCCCACCCAAGCGGAAGCGAGGCCGACCTCCCAAGAATCCACCATCACCTCGGCCCAGCCAGCTCCCTGTCTTGGACCGCGACAGCTCTTCTGTCCTCGAGAGCTGTGGATTGGGGAAGCAGCGGCAACCCCAGGGCCAAGGGGAGAGTGAGGGTAGTTCATCTGATGAGGATGGAAGCCGCCCCCTCACCCGCCTGGCCCGCTTACGTCTTGAAGCAGAGGGAATGCGGGGACGAAAGAGTGAAGGGTCCATGGTGGTGGCTGTAATTCAGGATGACCTGGATTTAGCGGATAGTGGGCCAGGCGGGTTAGAATTGACATCTCCCGTGGTCTCATTAGCTCCAAAACTGCGCTCGACTCGGCTGCGTCCAGGGTCTCTAGTTCCTCCTCTAGAGACTGAGAAGGTGCCTCGCAAACGGGCAGGGGCCCCAGTCAGCAGTGGTCCTGGGCTGGCAAAGCGGACCCGCCTACAGCCCCCAAGTCCCCTGGGGCCTGAGGGTTCAGTAGAGGAGTCTGAGGCCGAAGcctcaggtgaggaggaggaaggggatgggACCTCACGGCGCCGGCCTGGCCCCCGCCGGCTTGGTGGGGCCACCACCCAAGGGGACCAGCGTATCTTGCGCAGCAGCGCCCCTCCCCACTTGGCTGGCCCTACTATTAGTCACAGAGGCCGCAAGGCCAAGACGTGA